GTTTGTCCATTTTGTTGATGGCAACGATAATGGGCACAGCGGCAGCCCGGGCATGCTGGATGGCCTCGCTGGTCTGGGGCATCACTCCATCGTCAGCGGCCACCATCAGCACCGCGATATCAGTCACCTGGGCTCCCCGGGCCCGCATCGTGGTAAAGGCCTCGTGGCCGGGGGTATCGATAAAGGTGATCTTCCGCCCATTGATCTCAATCTGATAAGCACCGATTTTCTGGGTGATCCCGCCCACCTCGGAATTCGCCACTCTGGTCTTGCGAATCACGTCAAGCAGGGTAGTCTTGCCATGATCGACGTGTCCGAGAATAGTCACGATCGGCGGTCGGGTCTCTTTTTTAGCATGAAGCGCCTTTAGCGTCTCCTCCCGAAGGCCGTCTTTCCATTCCACTTCCCAATCCCGTTCCAGGATCAAACGTTCAACAACCAGGGGAGGCAACGGGGTCGATGAATCGAATATTATATGCTTGTCCGACAACTCTATTACCAGTTCGCCAACGGAAATATCAAGAAGTCGGGCCATTTCCTTGAGCACTGGCAGAGTCTGCAGGGTGATGGTTTTTTCCCGCTTTTTCCGCTTCTCTTCCTTTTTTTGTTTTTGAAAATCCCTCTCTTCACGAAGAAGATCAATCAATTCTTCATCGATACCACTCATGTGGTTTTTTACATCGGCTCCCAAACCTTTGAGTATTTCCATCACTTCGCGGGTCGGCATACCCAACTGTTCGGCGATCTTATAGATTCTGACTTTCGCCATCTGGAACCTCCTCTCACGGAAAATCAACCGAATCTTCCAGTGATTTTTTCAAACGGGCGACATCCTCTTCATTCAAGTTCTTTTTGAAGGCCGCGCTGAGATTCTTCCGGCTCAAGCGGTCTCGGCAATCCTGATTCGGACACACATAAGTTCCCCGCCCGGCCTTTTTTCCGGTGAGGTCGATCGCTAGACCACCAGGAGAGGTCTCCACGATTCTGATCATCACTTTTTTCTCCTGCCTGACCCGGCAACTCAGACACATCCTCAGCGGTACTTTTTTTCTTTTCTTCATTCCAGTCACGTTCCCCCGGTGAGGATTTAACTCTTAATATCGATTTTCCAGCCGGTCAGCCGAGCAGCCAAACGGGCATTCTGCCCCTCTTTACCAATTGCCAGCGAAAGCTGGTCTTCCGGAACATAGGTTTTCGCCACCCGGTTTTCGGGATCAAGCTCTACTTGAGTCACCCGGGCGGGACTCAGCGCACCAGCGATGAAAATCCGGGGGTCGGAATTCCATTTGACAATATCGATCTTTTCACCCCGCAGTTCATCGGTGATGTGCTTCACCCGCGCCCCCTTGCTTCCAATACAGGCTCCCACCGGATCGATTCTCTCGTCCCGGCTTTCCACAGCGATTTTAGTTCTGATGCCAGGTTCCCGGGCAATAGCCTTGACATCGACGAATCCTTCCTGGACCTCCGGAATTTCGAATTCGAATAACCGGCGCACCAGGCCAGGATGGGTCCTCGACAGGAGAATTTGCGGGCCCTTGGAAGTCTTGCGAACCTCAACGACATAAAACTTCATGCGAGCGTTGATCCGATAATTTTCCGACTCCACCTGTTCGTTGGCTGGGAGCAGGGCTTCGGTCTTTTCCAGATCGACGATGATATTTTTACCTTCTTTCCGGTTGACGATTCCCGTTACGATATCTTCCTCTCTCCCAGAAAATTCGTCAAAGACCATGGTCCGTTCCGCTTCACGGATCCGCTGCATGATGACCTGCTTTGCCGTCTGGGCGGAAATCCGCCCGAAATCACGAGGAGTGATCTCGATTTCCACTTCTTCGCCTGGATTCGCAGAGATCTTTAGTCGGGAAAGTTCAGCCAGGCCAACTTCACAGCTAGCATCCCTGGCCTCTTCGACGACGGTCTTCCGGGAATAGATTCGAATCTCTCCGGTGGCGGGATCGATGACGACCGAAACTCGCCGGTGCGACGACCGGAAATTTTTCCGATAGGCGGAAAGCAGGGCGGCTTCCACAGCCTGTTTGAGGATCTCCCGAGGAATCCCCTTGAGTCGTTCGATCTGTTCGATGGCTAAAAATATATCCTTACTCATTCCGAACC
The Atribacteraceae bacterium genome window above contains:
- a CDS encoding YlxR family protein: MKKRKKVPLRMCLSCRVRQEKKVMIRIVETSPGGLAIDLTGKKAGRGTYVCPNQDCRDRLSRKNLSAAFKKNLNEEDVARLKKSLEDSVDFP
- the nusA gene encoding transcription termination factor NusA; amino-acid sequence: MSKDIFLAIEQIERLKGIPREILKQAVEAALLSAYRKNFRSSHRRVSVVIDPATGEIRIYSRKTVVEEARDASCEVGLAELSRLKISANPGEEVEIEITPRDFGRISAQTAKQVIMQRIREAERTMVFDEFSGREEDIVTGIVNRKEGKNIIVDLEKTEALLPANEQVESENYRINARMKFYVVEVRKTSKGPQILLSRTHPGLVRRLFEFEIPEVQEGFVDVKAIAREPGIRTKIAVESRDERIDPVGACIGSKGARVKHITDELRGEKIDIVKWNSDPRIFIAGALSPARVTQVELDPENRVAKTYVPEDQLSLAIGKEGQNARLAARLTGWKIDIKS